From one Suicoccus acidiformans genomic stretch:
- a CDS encoding V-type ATP synthase subunit K — translation MDFLLTLFGENMGLVFGGFGVAIAMIGGGIGSARGVGLAGEAAAALVREKPELFGQAMVLQLLPATQGLYGFVIALIMLLSLQQGMDVSQGWYYIACALPVAFTGYTSAPAQARVSVAGMQILTKRPENSTQGIVFSAMVETYAILGFVISLLMFLLV, via the coding sequence ATGGATTTCTTATTAACGTTATTTGGAGAGAATATGGGATTGGTTTTTGGCGGATTTGGCGTAGCAATTGCTATGATTGGTGGGGGCATCGGCTCTGCACGAGGAGTTGGTCTTGCTGGTGAAGCAGCTGCAGCATTAGTTCGAGAAAAACCCGAATTATTTGGTCAAGCGATGGTCTTACAGCTTTTACCAGCAACCCAAGGATTATATGGGTTCGTTATCGCTTTGATTATGCTGTTAAGTCTTCAACAGGGTATGGATGTTTCCCAAGGATGGTACTATATCGCCTGTGCCTTGCCAGTTGCCTTTACAGGATATACTTCTGCGCCTGCCCAAGCTCGTGTATCGGTAGCAGGGATGCAAATACTTACCAAACGTCCAGAAAACTCTACCCAAGGGATTGTCTTCTCAGCGATGGTTGAGACATACGCAATTTTAGGCTTTGTAATTTCTCTCTTGATGTTCTTGCTTGTATAA